The genomic stretch GAGAAACTATTAAAAATGCAGTTAAACAAGAATACAAATACGCTAAACAATCTGGTGGTAAAGGTCAATATGGTCATGTTTATTTAACTATTACACCAATGCCTGCAGATTCTGAAGAAAACTACGTGTTTACTTCATCTATCAAAGGTGGTTCTGTTCCAAAAGAATACGTTCCTGCTGTTGATAAAGGTTGTCAAGAAGCTATGGCTGGTGGTATCCTTGCTGGTTATCCATTAGTTAACATTGCAGTTGATTTATATGATGGTTCTTACCATGATGTGGATTCATCTGAAATGGCGTTTAAATTAGCTGCTTCAATGGGATTCAAACAAGGTTGTAGAAGTGCTGCTGCTCAACCTGTAATTCTTGAACCAATTATGAAAGTTGAAATTGAAACTCCTGAAGATTATATGGGAGATGTTATCGGTGACGTTAACAAAAGAAGAGGACAAGTTCAATCTATGGATGATAGAGCAGGTGTTAAACTTGTTGTAGCAATGATTCCATTAGCTGAAATGTTCGGTTACTCTACAGATTTAAGATCTATGTCTCAAGGTAGAGCAACATATTCTATGATTTTTGATAACTACATGGACGTTCCTAAGAATGTTTCTGAAGAAATCATTAAAAAGAGAAATGGTTAATAGCTTTAAGTAAATGACACTTTTGTGTCATTTATAGTTATTAACAAGATTTGTTTTGTTTATTAAAAGTCTTTGATTTTATAATTAGACAACAAATTTTTGTATAGAAAAAAGGGATATGCTAAATGCATATCCCTTTTTTTTTGCCTAATTTCTTTGCCTCGCAAACATATGGTTATTTTAAAAGTATTTATTATATACTATTATCAAAAATTATATATATTAGATAAAAATAGAGGTAAATTTGAGATCAAATAAAAATCAAGAACTAGTATCTCCACTTCGTAAAGCTGGAATTGTTTTAAGACCTTCAAGTCCTAAATTAAAAACTGTATATGTAGAAATTAAATCAATATTAGAAAAAAATAATATTGAAGTTTTTTTAGAAGATAATTCTGCAAACATGATTAATGACAAGGGTTTAGCATTAGATGAATTATGTACTAAAGTTGATTTTCTTGTTTCAGTAGGTGGGGATGGTACTTTACTATCAGTTGTAAGAAGATCTTTTGCTTTTAATAAACCTGTTTTAGGTATAAATTTAGGAACACTGGGATTTTTAACTGATATTTCTATGGAAGAATTAGAAAATTTTATTATTGACCTTAATAATAACAATTATAGAATAGATAATCGTATGATGATTAAAGGTACACTAAATCTAAATAGTTTTGTTGCTTTTAATGATATTGTAATTACTAGAAAATCAATTTCTTCAATGATTAAAATAGATGCAAAAATTGATAATAAACATTTCAATTCTTATTATGGAGATGGTGTAATTATATCAACTCCTACAGGCTCAACTGCTTATAATTTATCCGTAGGTGGTCCAATTGTTTATCCTTTAACAGAAGCTTTTATTATAACTCCTGTTGCTCCCCATTCATTAACTCAAAGACCACTAGTAATGCCAGCAGATTTTCAAATAGAATTTACAAGTACTGATTCAAATGGTGCTGTTGTAATTGTTGATGGACAAGATATTTATGAATTAGAACAAAATGAATCTATCAAAATTAAAATTGCAAAACAAAGTGCGAGAATGTTACATAGATGTAAAAGAAATTATTTTGAAGTATTAAATGAAAAATTAAGATGGGGAAATAAATTTAATGATTAATAGAATTTATATTAAAGACTGTTTGTCATTTCAAGAAATTGATTTAGAATTTAGTACAGGTTTAAATGTTTTTACAGGTCCAAGTGGAGCAGGTAAATCTATATTAATGCAAGCAATTTTATCACTATTTGCATTAAGTGATGTAAAAGCTAGTTTAGGTGAAGTTTTAATAAGTGATTCAAAAGTTATTGATGAGTTATATGATTTAGAAACAAATGATGATATTATTATTAAAACAATAAAAAAAGAAAATGTTAGATTTTTTATAAACAATCAAACTATTTCTAAAAAAAACTTAAACGCTTTTTCTTCTAGATTAATCAAACATTTAAATTTAAAAGATACCTCTGATTTTGAAAGTAATAAGTTATTAAATTTTATAGATAAATTATGTAAAAAAGATTACAAAGAATTTGCCAAAATAAAATCAGAATTTGATGTATTATACAAAGAATTAATGATAACACGAAAAGATCTTAAAAAGATTATTGCAGATGAATTAAAAATTGAAGATTTAAAAGAGTTTACAAAATTTGAAATTGATAAAATAGAAACAATAAATCCAACAGTTGATGAGTATGAAGAATTAAATTTATTAAAAAGAAAACTTTCCAAAAAAGACAAAATTGAAGATGCAATAAAAAGTGCTTCAACTATTTTAAATTATAGACAAGATGTTTCAAATACCTTAGAACTTTTAGAAGAAGATTCAAGTTTTTTTGATGAAACAATGAATGAACTAAATAATATTTTTGAAAAATTTAATGATTCTTTATATGAATTAGAAGATATAGATATTGAAACTGTATTAAATAGGATTGAAAAATTATCATCATTGCAAAAAAGGTTTGGTTCTATTGCTCAAGCTTTAGCTTATAAAGATGAAAAAATAAAAGATTTAGAATCATATGAAAATATTACTTTTGAAAAGTCGGTATTAGAAAATAAATTAGCTTCTTTAACTAATGATATAGATAAGTTATCAAAACAATTATCAGTATATAGAAAAAAAAGTTTATTAACACTTGAAAAAAAAATAAATAAATATTTAAAGTTTTTATATTTATCAAATGCAAAAATTACTTTGTTAGATAAAAATTTAGATTCATATGGAATTGATGAAGTACATTTTGAATTAAATGGCGTTAGCTTAAATACAATTAGTTCAGGTGAGTACAATAGATTAAGATTAGCACTATTAACTTCTATGAGTGAATTTGATATTATTGAAAATGGAGTTTTATTTTTAGATGAAATTGATGCTAACTTAAGTGGAAAAGAAAGTGATGCAATTGCAAATGTATTATCTACATTATCTAAATCTTACCAAATCTTTGCAATATCTCATCAACCTCAATTAACTTCAAGTTCACATCAACATTTTTTAGTGGATAAACATAATGGAGTTTCTACTATTAAACTATTAAATAAAGATGAAAGAATCAATGAAATAGCTAGAATGATAAGCGGTGAAGAAATCACAACTAATGCAATAAATTTTGCAAAAAACTTACTAATTAAAAAATAAAAAATTTGGTAAAGTAAAATTTACCAAATTTATAAAATAACTCAAAATATAAAAAATATTCTAATCAAATCCCTTTAAATCATAATTATAGACCTACTTCTTAGTATTTATAAGCTAATCATAATTTTATAATAAGCTATTGTTATATTAATTTTTATTATATAGATAAGAAGTAATAAATAAGTTTTATTTATACTTGATATTTTAGTTTCAATTAAGATTTTAAAACTATAATTATATACTTTAGTTGGTATTCTTTTAATATACCAAATTAAATAAGGAGGGGAAATGACGAAAATTAGTAAAAATTCTGAAAAGAGTTTAAAGTTAAATTCTTTAGAGCAATCTAGTAGAAGAAACTTTTTTAAAAAAACAGCTATTTACTCAGCTAGTGCTTTAACTGCCGCAACAGTTTTAGCTCCAATTAAATTAAAAGCTGATGATGAGAATATTATACATCAGGTAGATTGGGGAACTAAGCTTGGTGATAGAGTTGATAAAAACCCTTATGGTGTACCATCACTTTATGAACATAACAATGTAAGAAGAGTTCATGATTTATTATCATCAGGTGATAGATATGCAACTGTATCAATGTCTCCATTACACCAACAAGAAGGAATTATTACACCAAATGGTTTATTCTTTACAAGAAATCATGGTGGAACAGCACAAATTGATCCTAATAAATATAGACTTATGATTCATGGTTTAGTTAAAAAACCAATTGTTTTAACATTAGAACAATTAAAAAGGTATCCATCAGAATCTAGAATTCACTTTATTGAGTGTCCTGCAAATGGATCTACTGGATGGAGAGGACCTCAATTTAATAACTTGCAATTTGTTAAAGGTATGATGAGTTCAGCTGAATGGACAGGAGTAAAACTTTCTGTTCTTTTAGAAGACTTAGGTCTTAAACCTGAAGCGCAATGGGCTTTAGTTGAAGGTAGTGATAACTCAGAAATGGG from Poseidonibacter antarcticus encodes the following:
- a CDS encoding NAD(+)/NADH kinase, giving the protein MRSNKNQELVSPLRKAGIVLRPSSPKLKTVYVEIKSILEKNNIEVFLEDNSANMINDKGLALDELCTKVDFLVSVGGDGTLLSVVRRSFAFNKPVLGINLGTLGFLTDISMEELENFIIDLNNNNYRIDNRMMIKGTLNLNSFVAFNDIVITRKSISSMIKIDAKIDNKHFNSYYGDGVIISTPTGSTAYNLSVGGPIVYPLTEAFIITPVAPHSLTQRPLVMPADFQIEFTSTDSNGAVVIVDGQDIYELEQNESIKIKIAKQSARMLHRCKRNYFEVLNEKLRWGNKFND
- a CDS encoding AAA family ATPase, coding for MINRIYIKDCLSFQEIDLEFSTGLNVFTGPSGAGKSILMQAILSLFALSDVKASLGEVLISDSKVIDELYDLETNDDIIIKTIKKENVRFFINNQTISKKNLNAFSSRLIKHLNLKDTSDFESNKLLNFIDKLCKKDYKEFAKIKSEFDVLYKELMITRKDLKKIIADELKIEDLKEFTKFEIDKIETINPTVDEYEELNLLKRKLSKKDKIEDAIKSASTILNYRQDVSNTLELLEEDSSFFDETMNELNNIFEKFNDSLYELEDIDIETVLNRIEKLSSLQKRFGSIAQALAYKDEKIKDLESYENITFEKSVLENKLASLTNDIDKLSKQLSVYRKKSLLTLEKKINKYLKFLYLSNAKITLLDKNLDSYGIDEVHFELNGVSLNTISSGEYNRLRLALLTSMSEFDIIENGVLFLDEIDANLSGKESDAIANVLSTLSKSYQIFAISHQPQLTSSSHQHFLVDKHNGVSTIKLLNKDERINEIARMISGEEITTNAINFAKNLLIKK
- the soxC gene encoding sulfite dehydrogenase, with translation MTKISKNSEKSLKLNSLEQSSRRNFFKKTAIYSASALTAATVLAPIKLKADDENIIHQVDWGTKLGDRVDKNPYGVPSLYEHNNVRRVHDLLSSGDRYATVSMSPLHQQEGIITPNGLFFTRNHGGTAQIDPNKYRLMIHGLVKKPIVLTLEQLKRYPSESRIHFIECPANGSTGWRGPQFNNLQFVKGMMSSAEWTGVKLSVLLEDLGLKPEAQWALVEGSDNSEMGRTLPIEKILDDAMLVWGQNGEPLRPEQGYPVRLLVPGWEGNLNVKWVKRIEFSDKPWHSKEETSKYTMLQPSGKAINYFWPMEVNSIITSPCPEVPWTDLKKGDMVEISGIAWSGRGTIKTVDISLDGGNNWVEAPLKGLVLPKSWTRFSYIIKWDGKKKVLLSRAIDDSGHIQPSIDKLVGTVGVEGIYHRNPIVGWEVTSKGVVNNVHVRS